In Oncorhynchus clarkii lewisi isolate Uvic-CL-2024 chromosome 16, UVic_Ocla_1.0, whole genome shotgun sequence, one genomic interval encodes:
- the LOC139368311 gene encoding uncharacterized protein, which translates to MVVMFLRSSANKASYPREDQQSTMQQPESGVQQREMEEPLQHIGTKSQSTRSRSSKQSSRSSTVSFADVKARAKANAACAQVSYAEKEASVMKQKAEIEASLMKQKAEIEASLLKQKSDLEASLYVLQVERAAAAALAEAAAFEEAVESERRELRKELDTGTQPLSPVQRTCEYVQQHARPYFAELPFEVQKQELSVDPATCHNPESSKQRSISRDSPFKRKEQQHGGNGKQAHFQSHTQNFPESQVAPDLIKYLLRREMVSSGLLKFDDRPENDWAWKASFLNATRDLNLSAGEELDLITKWLGAESSEQANRIRSVHIFNATAGLNMVWQRLEECYGTPEVIENALLKKIDDFPKLTNKDNHKLRELGDILLELECAKVEGYLPGLAYLDTSRGVNPIVEKLPFSLQEKWIAQGSKYKEDYRVAFPPFSFFSRFIRNQAKIRNDPSFTLYTSTNQVSMKSEKPVRYSSKTPVTVYKTDVSSEASDHQTKPSKTKVDHHCPIHNKPHPLKKCRGFRCKTLDERKSYLKDNGICFRCCGSTQHKAKDCKVSIKCSECDSDRHLAALHPGPAPSYTDTATAEKEHGGEQGDDALLSVTSKCTEICGEAVNPRSCSKICLVKAYPAGKREKAVQMYVVLDEQSNKSLAKTEFFSLFNINDNSAPYTMKTCSGVTETSGRRAINFMVESIDGHMQLTLPTLIECDMMPDDRMEIPSPDIAYHHPHLQPVMDKIPAVDPDAPILLLLGRDILRVHKVREQINGPHDTPYAQRLGLGWVIVGEVCLGTAHRPANVNVFRTNILQNGRTSYLSPCPDIIQVKENYNSVAQKHISPSTVHSRDPITTVNTDSLGCSVFDKTQDDDKPAPSVEDKAFLDIMDKQVFQDDGNNWVAPLPFRPTRRRLPNNREQAMNRLTSLRRTLDKKPDMKSHFIDFMQKMLDNDQAEPSQPLEGDKERWYLPIFGVYHPQKPEQIRVVFDSSAKCQGVSLNDVLLSGPDLNNTLLGVLMRFRKDCIALTADVQQMFYCFGVREDHRDYLRFLWYEDNNPDRNITEYRMKVHVFGNSPSPAVAIYCMRRAALQGEKEHGSEPKQYVVRNFYVDDGLTSVATTEEAINILRKTQVMLAESNMKLHKIASNSKTVMESFPMEDRAKDLKDLDLGVDPLPFQRSLGLSWNLETDSFSFQVSHNEKPFTRRGILSTVNSLYDPLGFVAPITMQGKALIRELTSDQSEWDAPLPTEKEEEWKMWKESLMELEHMNIQRTYIPVSLSTTQRRELHIFSDASTVAIGAVA; encoded by the coding sequence ATGGTGGTTATGTTTCTACGTTCATCAGCCAACAAAGCCTCTTATCCTAGGGAAGACCAGCAGTCTACGATGCAACAACCAGAGTCaggtgttcaacagagagagatggaagagcctCTTCAGCACATTGGGACCAAGTCTCAATCTACAAGATCAAGGTCATCAAAACAGTCAAGCAGATCCTCAACGGTGAGTTTTGCAGACGTCAAAGCACGCGCCAAGGCGAACGCAGCATGCGCACAAGTCTCTTATGCTGAGAAGGAAGCTTCGGTGATGAAACAAAAGGCAGAAATAGAGGCCAGCTTGATGAAACAAAAGGCAGAAATAGAGGCCAGCTTGTTGAAGCAAAAATCTGACCTCGAGGCAAGTTTATATGTTCTCCAAGTTGAGAGAGCAGCTGCTGCTGCGTTGGCTGAAGCTGCAGCCTTTGAAGAAGCTGTAGAATCAGAACGCAGAGAGCTTCGCAAAGAACTAGACACAGGGACACAGCCCTTAAGTCCAGTCCAACGTACATGTGAGTATGTGCAACAACATGCTAGGCCCTACTTTGCTGAACTTCCATTTGAAGTGCAGAAACAAGAGCTTAGTGTTGACCCAGCTACATGCCATAATCCAGAAAGTAGCAAACAACGGAGCATAAGCAGAGACTCTCCGTTCAAAAGAAAGGAACAGCAGCATGGTGGAAATGGAAAACAAGCCCacttccagtcacacacacaaaacttccCTGAGTCACAAGTGGCACCAGACCTCATCAAGTACCTCCTACGCCGTGAGATGGTGAGTTCCGGACTCCTGAAGTTTGATGATCGTCCTGAAAATGATTGGGCATGGAAAGCATCCTTTCTCAATGCGACCAGAGACTTGAATTTATCAGCCGGGGAAGAGTTAGATCTAATTACCAAGTGGCTAGGGGCAGAGTCATCTGAGCAAGCAAACAGAATTAGATCTGTCCATATTTTCAACGCAACAgcaggacttaacatggtctggCAACGACTAGAAGAGTGCTATGGTACACCCGAAGTGATCGAGAATGCACTGTTGAAGAAAATTGATGATTTTCCAAAACTGACTAACAAAGACAATCACAAACTAAGAGAACTAGGTGACATTCTTCTTGAACTGGAGTGTGCTAAAGTAGAAGGGTACCTTCCAGGCCTCGCTTATCTGGACACATCTCGGGGGGTAAACCCTATTGTAGAGAAACTTCCATTCAGTTTACAAGAAAAATGGATAGCACAGGGATCCAAATATAAGGAGGACTATCGGGTAGCATTCCCACCATTCTCGTTCTTCTCGAGATTCATCAGGAACCAGGCGAAAATTAGAAATGACCCCAGCTTCACCCTCTACACCTCAACTAACCAGGTGTCCATGAAAAGTGAGAAACCTGTCAGGTACAGCAGCAAGACACCTGTGACTGTATATAAGACAGATGTGTCATCTGAGGCCTCAGACCACCAAACCAAACCCAGTAAGACAAAGGTTGACCATCACTGTCCAATACATAACAAGCCTCATCCTCTTAAAAAGTGTCGTGGGTTTAGATGCAAAACTCTAGATGAGCGCAAATCATATCTCAAAGACAATGGCATTTGTTTCCGATGTTGTGGGTCAACTCAACACAAAGCTAAAGACTGTAAGGTTTCAATCAAGTGCTCTGAGTGCGACAGCGACAGGCATCTTGCTGCTCTGCATCCAGGCCCAGCCCCTTCATATACAGACACCGCTACAGCAGAGAAAGAGCATGGTGGGGAGCAAGGTGACGATGCTCTTCTATCTGTCACCTCAAAGTGTACAGAGATCTGTGGTGAGGCAGTCAATCCAAGATCATGTTCAAAAATATGCCTAGTCAAAGCTTATCCGGCTGGGAAAAGAGAGAAAGCTGTCCAAATGTATGTAGTGCTTGATGAACAGAGTAACAAATCTCTGGCCAAGACAGAGTTTTTCAGTCTCTTCAACATCAATGACAACTCTGCTCCATACACCATGAAGACGTGTTCTGGGGTAACAGAGACTTCGGGCAGGAGAGCCATCAACTTCATGGTGGAGTCTATAGATGGACACATGCAGCTCACTCTCCCTACTCTGATAGAGTGTGATATGATGCCAGACGATAGGATGGAGATTCCCTCCCCCGACATTGCGTATCATCATCCCCATCTGCAACCAGTTATGGACAAAATTCCAGCAGTGGACCCAGACGCTCCCATCCTCCTGCTCTTAGGACGAGACATCTTAAGGGTACACAAGGTACGAGAGCAAATCAATGGGCCCCACGACACTCCTTATGCACAGCGACTCGGCCTCGGGTGGGTCATCGTGGGTGAGGTCTGTCTGGGAACGGCTCACCGACCAGCCAATGTTAACGTGTTCAGAACAAACATACTTCAAAATGGTCGCACATCCTATCTGAGCCCTTGCCCTGACATCATCCAGGTAAAAGAGAACTACAACAGCGTAGCTCAGaaacacatctctccctctacagtGCACTCGAGAGATCCAATCACAACTGTGAACACAGACAGCCTGGGATGTTCCGTGTTCGACAAAACACAAGACGATGATAAACCAGCACCATCAGTGGAGGACAAAGCCTTCTtggacattatggacaaacaggttTTCCAGGATGATGGAAACAACTGGGTGGCTCCACTACCCTTTCGCCCCACTAGACGTCGCCTCCCTAATAACAGGGAGCAGGCCATGAACCGTCTCACATCACTTCGCAGGACTTTAGACAAAAAGCCTGACATGAAGAGTCATTTTATTGACTTCATGCAAAAGATGCTGGATAACGACCAAGCCGAACCTTCACAGCCACTAGAGGGAGACAAAGAACGTTGGTATCTGCCCATATTTGGTGTTTACCATCCACAAAAGCCTGAACAAATAAGAGTAGTATTTGACTCCAGTGCTAAGTGTCAAGGCGTGTCACTTAACGATGTTCTGCTCAGTGGTCCAGACTTAAACAACACACTCTTGGGTGTCCTAATGCGTTTCCGCAAGGATTGCATTGCACTAACAGCAGATGTGCAACAAATGTTTTACTGTTTTGGTGTACGTGAGGATCACAGAGATTACTTAAGGTTTCTCTGGTATGAAGACAACAACCCAGATAGAAACATAACCGAGTACAGGATGAAAGTGCATGTATTTGGGAACAGCCCTTCACCAGCCGTAGCCATCTACTGCATGAGACGAGCAGCGCTACAGGGTGAGAAGGAACACGGGTCAGAACCCAAGCAATATGTAGTGAGGAACTTCTACGTCGATGATGGTCTGACATCAGTAGCTACTACAGAAGAAGCTATCAACATTCTAAGAAAAACACAAGTAATGCTGGCGGAGTCCAACATGAAACTACACAAGATTGCATCCAATAGCAAAACAGTTATGGAATCCTTCCCTATGGAGGACCGTGCAAAAGACTTAAAAGATCTGGACCTAGGAGTGGATCCTCTTCCCTTTCAACGGAGTCTGGGACTTTCCTGGAACCTGGAAACAGACAGCTTCTCATTCCAGGTGTCCCACAATGAGAAGCCTTTTACGCGGAGAGGCATCCTGTCCACAGTGAATAGTCTTTATGACCCCCTTGGGTTCGTGGCTCCAATAACAATGCAAGGTAAAGCCTTAATCAGAGAACTCACTTCTGATCAGAGTGAGTGggatgcccctcttcccacagaaAAAGAAGAGGAATGGAAAATGTGGAAGGAATCTTTGATGGAGTTGGAACATATGAATATTCAGCGGACCTACATCCCAGTCTCCTTGTCTACCACTCAAAGAAGAGAGCTACACATCTTCTCGGATGCCTCGACAGTAGCCATAGGAGCAGTAGCCTAA
- the LOC139368313 gene encoding zinc finger protein 362-like isoform X3: MAEPRFNNPYFWPPPPSMPSQIKEQLMAEKIRPLHLPTNSAPSQQTLLVASSPLDGGQHSMLMPKSQQGQHHPQGSVQQPDIALHARTASSSVPEVNMDDKSAVKVKGLWDEWHMRQIVEQPSRVNHRSVFMCPYTGLAPMSRPDSHSTSEALTPTSSSQNRLGGTPSVNIISGLASGPGMEQMKSGGLAGLLGPPPKTPRGRKKIKAESGGPLLVVPYPIMASGADQGCITFPAKEGKTYRCKVCPLTFMSKSEMQIHSKSHTEAKPHKCPHCSKSFANASYLAQHLRIHLGIKPYHCSYCENSFRQLSHLQQHTRIHTGDRPYKCAAPGCEKAFTQLSNLQSHQRQHNKDKPYKCPNCYRAYSDSASLQIHLSAHAIKNAKAYCCNMCGRAYTSETYLMKHMSKHTVVEHLVSHQSPQRTESPSIPIRISLI; encoded by the exons ATGGCTGAGCCTCGATTCAACAACCCCTACTTCTGGCCTCCGCCTCCTTCCATGCCTAGCCAG ATCAAGGAGCAGCTGATGGCTGAGAAGATCCGACCCCTGCACCTGCCGACCAATTCAGCCCCCTCCCAGCAAACCCTGCTGGTGGCCTCCTCCCCCTTGGATGGGGGGCAGCACAGCATGCTCATGCCCAAGTCCCAGCAGGGCCAGCATCACCCCCAGGGCTCGGTCCAGCAGCCCGACATCGCCCTGCACGCCCGCACAGCCTCCAGCTCTGTACCAG AAGTGAATATGGATGACAAGTCAGCAGTGAAGGTTAAAGGACTGTGGGATGAGTGGCACATGCGACAGATCGTTGAGCAGCCCTCTAGAGTCAACCATCGGTCAG TCTTCATGTGCCCATACACAGGTTTGGCCCCTATGTCCCGGCCGGACAGCCACAGCACTTCAGAAGCCCTCACCCCCACCTCCAGCAGCCAGAACCGACTGGGAGGGACCCCATCGGTCAACATCATCTCTGGGCTGGCCAGCGGCCCTGGCATGGAACAGATGAAGAGCGGGGGCCTGGCTGGACTCCTCGGCCCACCACCCAAGACTCCCCGTGGGCGGAAGAAGATCAAAGCGGAGAGTGGAGGGCCTCTGCTGGTCGTGCCCTACCCCATCATGGCCTCTGGCGCCGACCAGGGCTGTATCACCTTCCCTGCCAAAGAGGGCAAAACCTACAG ATGCAAAGTGTGTCCGCTCACCTTCATGTCAAAGTCAGAGATGCAGATCCACTCCAAGTCCCACACGGAGGCCAAGCCCCACAAGTGTCCCCACTGCTCCAAGTCCTTTGCCAACGCATCCTACCTGGCCCAGCACCTCCGCATCCACCTGGGAATCAAGCCCTACCACTGCTCCTACTGCGAGAACTCCTTCCGCCAACTCTCGCACCTGCAGCAGCACACCAG AATCCATACTGGTGACAGACCCTATAAATGCGCGGCCCCTGGATGTGAAAAGGCCTTTACCCAGCTCTCTAACCTCCAG TCCCACCAGAGGCAGCACAACAAAGACAAGCCGTACAAATGTCCCAACTGCTACCGTGCCTACTCAGATTCAGCATCGTTACAGATCCACCTGTCAGCGCACGCCATCAAAAATGCTAAGGCGTACTGCTGCAACATGTGTGGCCGGGCATACACCTCA GAGACCTACCTTATGAAGCACATGTCCAAACACACGGTAGTGGAGCACCTAGTGAGCCACCAGTCCCCCCAGAGGACTGAATCCCCCAGTATCCCAATACGCATCTCTCTCATCTGA
- the LOC139368313 gene encoding zinc finger protein 362-like isoform X1, producing MAEPRFNNPYFWPPPPSMPSQLDNLVLINKIKEQLMAEKIRPLHLPTNSAPSQQTLLVASSPLDGGQHSMLMPKSQQGQHHPQGSVQQPDIALHARTASSSVPEVNMDDKSAVKVKGLWDEWHMRQIVEQPSRVNHRSVFMCPYTGLAPMSRPDSHSTSEALTPTSSSQNRLGGTPSVNIISGLASGPGMEQMKSGGLAGLLGPPPKTPRGRKKIKAESGGPLLVVPYPIMASGADQGCITFPAKEGKTYRCKVCPLTFMSKSEMQIHSKSHTEAKPHKCPHCSKSFANASYLAQHLRIHLGIKPYHCSYCENSFRQLSHLQQHTRIHTGDRPYKCAAPGCEKAFTQLSNLQSHQRQHNKDKPYKCPNCYRAYSDSASLQIHLSAHAIKNAKAYCCNMCGRAYTSETYLMKHMSKHTVVEHLVSHQSPQRTESPSIPIRISLI from the exons ATGGCTGAGCCTCGATTCAACAACCCCTACTTCTGGCCTCCGCCTCCTTCCATGCCTAGCCAG CTGGATAACCTGGTGCTCATCAACAAGATCAAGGAGCAGCTGATGGCTGAGAAGATCCGACCCCTGCACCTGCCGACCAATTCAGCCCCCTCCCAGCAAACCCTGCTGGTGGCCTCCTCCCCCTTGGATGGGGGGCAGCACAGCATGCTCATGCCCAAGTCCCAGCAGGGCCAGCATCACCCCCAGGGCTCGGTCCAGCAGCCCGACATCGCCCTGCACGCCCGCACAGCCTCCAGCTCTGTACCAG AAGTGAATATGGATGACAAGTCAGCAGTGAAGGTTAAAGGACTGTGGGATGAGTGGCACATGCGACAGATCGTTGAGCAGCCCTCTAGAGTCAACCATCGGTCAG TCTTCATGTGCCCATACACAGGTTTGGCCCCTATGTCCCGGCCGGACAGCCACAGCACTTCAGAAGCCCTCACCCCCACCTCCAGCAGCCAGAACCGACTGGGAGGGACCCCATCGGTCAACATCATCTCTGGGCTGGCCAGCGGCCCTGGCATGGAACAGATGAAGAGCGGGGGCCTGGCTGGACTCCTCGGCCCACCACCCAAGACTCCCCGTGGGCGGAAGAAGATCAAAGCGGAGAGTGGAGGGCCTCTGCTGGTCGTGCCCTACCCCATCATGGCCTCTGGCGCCGACCAGGGCTGTATCACCTTCCCTGCCAAAGAGGGCAAAACCTACAG ATGCAAAGTGTGTCCGCTCACCTTCATGTCAAAGTCAGAGATGCAGATCCACTCCAAGTCCCACACGGAGGCCAAGCCCCACAAGTGTCCCCACTGCTCCAAGTCCTTTGCCAACGCATCCTACCTGGCCCAGCACCTCCGCATCCACCTGGGAATCAAGCCCTACCACTGCTCCTACTGCGAGAACTCCTTCCGCCAACTCTCGCACCTGCAGCAGCACACCAG AATCCATACTGGTGACAGACCCTATAAATGCGCGGCCCCTGGATGTGAAAAGGCCTTTACCCAGCTCTCTAACCTCCAG TCCCACCAGAGGCAGCACAACAAAGACAAGCCGTACAAATGTCCCAACTGCTACCGTGCCTACTCAGATTCAGCATCGTTACAGATCCACCTGTCAGCGCACGCCATCAAAAATGCTAAGGCGTACTGCTGCAACATGTGTGGCCGGGCATACACCTCA GAGACCTACCTTATGAAGCACATGTCCAAACACACGGTAGTGGAGCACCTAGTGAGCCACCAGTCCCCCCAGAGGACTGAATCCCCCAGTATCCCAATACGCATCTCTCTCATCTGA
- the LOC139368313 gene encoding zinc finger protein 362-like isoform X2, whose translation MAEPRFNNPYFWPPPPSMPSQLDNLVLINKIKEQLMAEKIRPLHLPTNSAPSQQTLLVASSPLDGGQHSMLMPKSQQGQHHPQGSVQQPDIALHARTASSSVPEVNMDDKSAVKVKGLWDEWHMRQIVEQPSRVNHRSGLAPMSRPDSHSTSEALTPTSSSQNRLGGTPSVNIISGLASGPGMEQMKSGGLAGLLGPPPKTPRGRKKIKAESGGPLLVVPYPIMASGADQGCITFPAKEGKTYRCKVCPLTFMSKSEMQIHSKSHTEAKPHKCPHCSKSFANASYLAQHLRIHLGIKPYHCSYCENSFRQLSHLQQHTRIHTGDRPYKCAAPGCEKAFTQLSNLQSHQRQHNKDKPYKCPNCYRAYSDSASLQIHLSAHAIKNAKAYCCNMCGRAYTSETYLMKHMSKHTVVEHLVSHQSPQRTESPSIPIRISLI comes from the exons ATGGCTGAGCCTCGATTCAACAACCCCTACTTCTGGCCTCCGCCTCCTTCCATGCCTAGCCAG CTGGATAACCTGGTGCTCATCAACAAGATCAAGGAGCAGCTGATGGCTGAGAAGATCCGACCCCTGCACCTGCCGACCAATTCAGCCCCCTCCCAGCAAACCCTGCTGGTGGCCTCCTCCCCCTTGGATGGGGGGCAGCACAGCATGCTCATGCCCAAGTCCCAGCAGGGCCAGCATCACCCCCAGGGCTCGGTCCAGCAGCCCGACATCGCCCTGCACGCCCGCACAGCCTCCAGCTCTGTACCAG AAGTGAATATGGATGACAAGTCAGCAGTGAAGGTTAAAGGACTGTGGGATGAGTGGCACATGCGACAGATCGTTGAGCAGCCCTCTAGAGTCAACCATCGGTCAG GTTTGGCCCCTATGTCCCGGCCGGACAGCCACAGCACTTCAGAAGCCCTCACCCCCACCTCCAGCAGCCAGAACCGACTGGGAGGGACCCCATCGGTCAACATCATCTCTGGGCTGGCCAGCGGCCCTGGCATGGAACAGATGAAGAGCGGGGGCCTGGCTGGACTCCTCGGCCCACCACCCAAGACTCCCCGTGGGCGGAAGAAGATCAAAGCGGAGAGTGGAGGGCCTCTGCTGGTCGTGCCCTACCCCATCATGGCCTCTGGCGCCGACCAGGGCTGTATCACCTTCCCTGCCAAAGAGGGCAAAACCTACAG ATGCAAAGTGTGTCCGCTCACCTTCATGTCAAAGTCAGAGATGCAGATCCACTCCAAGTCCCACACGGAGGCCAAGCCCCACAAGTGTCCCCACTGCTCCAAGTCCTTTGCCAACGCATCCTACCTGGCCCAGCACCTCCGCATCCACCTGGGAATCAAGCCCTACCACTGCTCCTACTGCGAGAACTCCTTCCGCCAACTCTCGCACCTGCAGCAGCACACCAG AATCCATACTGGTGACAGACCCTATAAATGCGCGGCCCCTGGATGTGAAAAGGCCTTTACCCAGCTCTCTAACCTCCAG TCCCACCAGAGGCAGCACAACAAAGACAAGCCGTACAAATGTCCCAACTGCTACCGTGCCTACTCAGATTCAGCATCGTTACAGATCCACCTGTCAGCGCACGCCATCAAAAATGCTAAGGCGTACTGCTGCAACATGTGTGGCCGGGCATACACCTCA GAGACCTACCTTATGAAGCACATGTCCAAACACACGGTAGTGGAGCACCTAGTGAGCCACCAGTCCCCCCAGAGGACTGAATCCCCCAGTATCCCAATACGCATCTCTCTCATCTGA